The Pyrenophora tritici-repentis strain M4 chromosome 10, whole genome shotgun sequence genome contains a region encoding:
- a CDS encoding fungal specific transcription factor codes for MSPLKRSSDDADHEDGRRPAPRTPRIRACAECKRHKIKCEPVDNENKCAKCLRSGTECVPYNLNQRLLDEDATWKANATAEIQQLRSAVERLLQHNKLPSLQDSSQPEPSPQPRSARTSTISPPNVVSDNGHTTLVVPPPMDMTRDTSVERESGEESGLVTAPMRSLYDLTRIRNLRSSARRKPNSNPVEQDFIAQGIVSLAEAEALFKRYMQDLRLYLWAGVLFPYDSLAAARRHSTLLTAAVLTISALHTPGRDEALQKCYDVFVSLVYSTFLARPHNLDDIRALALAAFYLSNLSWKLAGLAVRNAVEMNIHMSYQKLTRGHEDQRDNVRLWYALYVCDHQFSIAYGRPSIIHDDIAIKNIEHFLDSPKTTPGDIRLGAQVTLFKILTEAYMVYGSDPEQPLTEPDFQQLRLFNFAIEQWRLSWQTRSADSPAIGSYPSKGVVLYYHFARFQLNSLALRALPPPSAATSESLSYDRREAANIAISAATSTLTLIFEEPDLRKAMTAVPIFTHTMVAFSVTFLLKMAQTWGGVAQVQSPEWAATEPVGLGLNFNINQVLSLSRRSSSFLAKVARDLNEKHITRHIVQGIDDLLKRIDITGTPSSSSSSGASATAVVVPEPAQVFQHVKGGAVTSGGEQIAADPTNEYNMYDLIGSYGFGFDETFLGQVAPTNLDFWQTEPF; via the exons ATGTCTCCACTGAAGCGTTCGAGCGATGATGCGGACCATGAAGACGGTCGCCGGCCTGCACCACGCACGCCAAGAATTCGAGCGT GCGCCGAATGCAAGAGACATAAGATCAAGTGCGAGCCCGTGGATAATGAGAACAAGTGCGCAAAGTGTCTGAGGAGCGGAACAGAATGTGTACCGTATAACTTGAATCAACGCCTTTTAGACGAGGATGCCAC TTGGAAAGCAAATGCGACTGCGGAAATACAGCAGTTGCGCTCAGCAGTCGAGCGTCTCCTCCAACACAACAAGCTCCCCAGCCTGCAGGACAGCTCTCAACCAGAACCATCACCCCAACCACGTTCAGCACGAACATCAACCATTAGTCCACCAAATGTCGTGTCTGATAACGGACATACAACTTTGGTCGTTCCGCCTCCCATGGACATGACGCGCGATACCTCCGTCGAGCGCGAATCTGGAGAAGAATCCGGCTTGGTGACCGCACCGATGAGAAGTTTGTACGACCTCACGCGAATTCGCAATCTCCGTAGTAGTGCACGAAGGAAACCAAACTCCAACCCTGTAGAGCAAGATTTCATTGCGCAAGGTATTGTGTCACTAGCAGAAGCAGAAGCCCTGTTTAAGCGGTATATGCAAGACCTGCGACTCTATCTCTGGGCTGGCGTACTTTTCCCATATGACTCTCTCGCCGCAGCACGGCGGCACTCCACGCTCCTGACCGCCGCTGTCTTAACCATCTCAGCTCTACACACACCCGGGCGAGATGAAGCATTGCAAAAGTGCTACGATGTGTTTGTATCCCTCGTCTACAGCACCTTTCTGGCCCGCCCCCACAATCTGGACGACATTCGCGCCTTAGCCCTCGCAGCATTTTACCTCTCAAACCTAAGCTGGAAACTCGCGGGCCTCGCCGTGCGAAATGCGGTAGAAATGAACATACACATGTCCTACCAAAAGCTAACACGCGGCCACGAAGACCAGCGCGACAACGTCCGCCTCTGGTATGCCCTGTACGTCTGTGACCACCAATTCAGCATCGCATACGGCCGACCATCCATCATCCACGACGACATCGCCATCAAGAACATCGAGCACTTCCTCGACAGCCCCAAAACCACGCCCGGCGATATCCGGCTCGGAGCCCAAGTAACGCTATTCAAGATCCTGACAGAAGCCTACATGGTGTACGGGAGCGACCCCGAGCAACCCCTTACCGAACCTGATTTCCAACAACTCCGCCTCTTTAACTTTGCCATTGAACAATGGCGACTAAGCTGGCAAACACGATCCGCCGATAGCCCCGCCATCGGCTCATACCCCTCGAAAGGCGTAGTGCTCTACTACCACTTCGCCCGTTTCCAACTAAACTCACTTGCCCTTCGTGCCCTCCCACCTCCCAGCGCAGCAACGTCGGAGTCGCTATCCTACGACCGCCGGGAAGCCGCAAACATTGCCATCTCCGCCGCCACCAGCACATTAACCCTCATCTTCGAGGAGCCCGACCTGCGCAAAGCCATGACTGCCGTCCCCATCTTCACGCACACAATGGTTGCCTTCAGTGTTACTTTCCTACTCAAGATGGCGCAAACATGGGGCGGTGTTGCGCAGGTCCAGTCGCCAGAGTGGGCGGCTACGGAACCTGTGGGATTGGGCTTGAATTTCAATATTAACCAGGTGTTGTCGTTGTCGAGGCGGTCGTCGTCGTTCTTGGCAAAGGTGGCAAGGGATTTGAATGAAAAACATATTACGCGGCATATTGTTCAGGGTATTGATGATTTGTTGAAGAGGATTGATATTACTGGGACAccttcgtcttcgtcttcgtcggGGGCGTCTGCTACGGCTGTGGTAGTGCCTGAGCCTGCACAGGTGTTTCAGCATGTCAAGGGGGGTGCTGTTACATCAGGCGGGGAGCAGATTGCTGCGGATCCGACAAATGAGTATAACATGTATGATCTTATCGGTTCTTATGGGTTTGGGTTTGATGAGACGTTCCTGGGTCAGGTTGCTCCGACGAATCTTGACTTCTGGCAGACGGAGCCTTTTTGA
- a CDS encoding phosphoesterase: MTRRIVRTGVQLIALILLVSTSLFFLDNRYRVLPQSVHSHMPLHHDGLVITDITVQTCSSINPLSKCMLDQKKWHRIEKDLYLGKGWVTKAYVHIKRKREEELKTEDKVIIDIRTGRLDPSIAEKTQASEKWEPRPAGVWIKTSLKRHASDSKKAVTAIDILFGSDAVEPRPGWELVKGALHLDSSAKDSTDPRLSLRRGRAAKIEKPVPKIRKDGKFKIMQISDLHLSTGLGHCRDAEPKGANGGHCDADPRTLEFVERLLDDEKPDFVVLSGDQVNGDTAPDVQSALFKIVDPLAERKIPYAAIFGNHDDEGTLSRHAQMDLYDSLPFSVSEPGPNTIEGVGNYFVEIQAHSSKHSALTLYFLDTHSYSPDETHYRGYDWLKPNQINWFKTTAEGLKEAHSHYTHKHLNMAFIHIPLPEYGNPDNDRVGNWTEPITAPAFNTHFKDALVEYDVKTVSCGHDHVNDYCALSKDEKTGDPELWMCYAGGSGFGGYGGYNHYHRRLRVFEIDTNQARIVTWKRLEYGDVGKRLDQQIIVDSGRVLPIQSPQE; this comes from the exons ATGACGCGCCGGATA GTGCGGACGGGCGTGCAGCTCATTGCCCTCATATTGCTCGTCTCTACgtctctcttcttcctcgaCAACCGCTATCGAGTCCTCCCGCAGTCGGTCCACAGCCATATGCCACTACACCACGACGGCCTCGTCATCACCGATATCACCGTACAGACATGCTCGAGTATTAATCCGCTGTCTAAGTGTATGCTGGACCAGAAGAAGTGGCACCGCATCGAGAAGGACCTGTATCTCGGCAAGGGATGGGTCACAAAGGCATACGTGCACATCAAGCGCAAGCGCGAAGAGGAGCTCAAGACTGAAGACAAGGTCATTATTGATATTCGTACAGGCAGGCTCGACCCCTCAATAGCAGAGAAGACACAGGCGTCGGAGAAGTGGGAGCCTCGTCCCGCCGGCGTCTGGATCAAGACATCGCTCAAGCGTCACGCGAGCGACTCCAAGAAGGCGGTTACAGCGATAGATATTCTATTTGGTTCAGATGCTGTCGAGCCACGACCTGGGTGGGAGCTGGTCAAAGGAGCGCTGCATCTCGACAGCAGCGCCAAGGATAGTACAGACCCCCGCCTGAGCTTACGACGTGGCCGCGCAGCCAAGATTGAGAAGCCGGTACCTAAGATCAGAAAGGATGGGAAATTCAAGATTATGCAGATTTCCGACCTGCATCTCAGCACTGGTCTCGGCCACTGCAGAGACGCGGAACCCAAAGGCGCAAACGGTGGACATTGCGATGCTGACCCCAGGACTCTGGAGTTTGTGGAGAGGCTTCTCGATGACGAGAAGCCTGATTTTGTAGTCTTGTCTGGTGATCAGGTCAATGGCGACACTGCGCCCGATGTTCAGAGC GCCCTGTTCAAGATTGTCGACCCCCTCGCAGAGCGCAAGATACCATACGCAGCCATCTTCGGTAACCACGATGACGAGGGTACCCTTTCTCGCCACGCGCAAATGGACCTCTACGACTCTCTACCCTTCTCAGTCAGCGAGCCCGGCCCAAACACCATCGAAGGAGTTGGCAACTACTTTGTTGAGATTCAAGCCCACAGCAGCAAGCACTCTGCCCTGACGCTCTACTTCCTCGACACACACTCGTACTCACCGGATGAAACCCACTACCGTGGCTACGACTGGCTTAAGCCAAACCAGATCAACTGGTTCAAGACCACAGCCGAAGGCCTCAAAGAGGCGCACAGCCACTACACTCACAAACACCTCAACATGGCCTTCATCCACATCCCCCTCCCCGAATACGGCAACCCGGACAACGACCGCGTAGGCAACTGGACCGAACCCATCACCGCCCCCGCCTTCAACACGCATTTCAAAGACGCCCTCGTCGAATACGACGTCAAAACCGTCTCGTGCGGCCACGACCACGTAAACGACTACTGTGCCCTCTCCAAGGACGAGAAGACGGGCGACCCAGAACTCTGGATGTGCTATGCCGGTGGCAGCGGCTTCGGTGGCTACGGCGGATACAACCACTACCATCGTCGTCTGCGCGTATTTGAAATCGATACCAATCAGGCACGTATCGTTACGTGGAAGAGGCTGGAATACGGCGATGTGGGCAAGAGACTTGACCAGCAGATCATTGTGGATTCGGGGAGAGTGCTGCCGATCCAGTCACCACAGGAGTGA
- a CDS encoding glyoxal oxidase, whose protein sequence is MRVQYIGLFANLAYGMIDTFPGLVQPYCDENPLACLSGQQCWQKEKCIPIIQSPFSRFPQIAEPELNTGVSNAPKYASYRRVMPEVKRQSKYSQDGQCGPAHGNLLCDPNSTVYTGTCCSSYGWCGNTAAHCDAGCLSGCSNQPSTPQPTTAGPKPRDDGRCGKDFAGATCDTNGQYGGCCSSYGYCGSTDGHCLKANGCQNGCKDTTPVQSAAPTTTGTRPPSSTTSGEPVLGKPSATGTPSGAATTDGTCGAKFGNTVCGNWAQGSCCSMYGYCGNTTAHCGEGCQNGPCNSAPVVLAPAASPAPAAAKPGSIQIKGRSGVPAMHAGLMPNGKVVFLDKVENYTELKLGNGQFAYSSEWDPATGKLTPLAYKTNAFCSGGIFLADGRFVSLGGNAPLDFIDPTVGDGFRGIRYLKRSSSDASLDGQAWSEPGQQLNTPRWYASVQIMGDNSIFVASGSKNGLDPTKPENNNPTYEILNADGTPRGKSVNMEILSKNQPYYMYPFMHLMRDGNLFVQVAKSAEIFKVETGSVVRTLPDLPGAYRTYPNTGGSVMMPLTKANNYNPDIIICGGGPYQDITAPGDPSCGRIRPLDTNPSWEMDAMPEGRCMVEGTLLADGTIVWVNGAQEGAQGFGVAQNPSLEVLLYDPSAPKGQRWSTGPKSTIPRLYHSVSLLLPDGTLLISGSNPVEQPVLTASKQNPFPTEFRNEIYTPPYLQGNPTRPSNVVISSKELKANSSTFTIKFNVPANSKNLKVSLYYGGFVTHSVHMGHRMVMLETTGFNTASTGQTVTVTMPPNRNVLPAGPYLLFVVVDGVPAIGQFVHVS, encoded by the exons ATGAGGGTTCAATACATCGGCCTGTTCGCCAACTTGGCGTACGGCATGATCGATACCTTTCCGGGTTTGGTTCAGCCCTACTGCGACGAAAACCCTCTCGCATGCCTCTCTGGTCAACAATGCTggcagaaggagaa ATGTATCCCTATCATCCAGAGCCCATTTTCGAGGTTTCCCCAAATTGCAGAGCCAGAACTCAACACCGGCGTTTCCAACGCTCCGAAGTATGCATCTTACCGCCGAGTAATGCCCGAGGTCAAGAGACAGTCCAAGTACTCGCAAGACGGCCAGTGCGGTCCTGCTCACGGCAACCTGCTCTGCGACCCCAACAGCACCGTGTACACTGGCACATGCTGCTCATCATACGGATGGTGTGGAAACACAGCTGCGCATTGCGATGCCGGCTGCCTGTCAGGATGCTCCAACCAGCCTTCTACTCCTCAGCCTACAACAGCTGGACCCAAGCCCAGGGACGACGGCAGGTGTGGAAAGGACTTTGCTGGCGCAACATGCGACACGAACGGCCAATACGGTGGCTGCTGTTCGTCTTACGGATACTGCGGTAGCACTGACGGGCACTGCCTCAAGGCAAACGGATGCCAGAACGGATGCAAAGACACTACCCCCGTCCAATCAGCTGCCCCTACCACGACTGGAACCCGTCCTCCTTCTTCTACTACCTCTGGCGAGCCTGTTCTTGGTAAGCCCTCAGCCACAGGTACCCCTAGCGGTGCCGCGACTACCGACGGAACCTGTGGAGCCAAGTTTGGCAACACTGTCTGTGGCAACTGGGCACAGGGAAGCTGCTGCAGCATGTACGGCTACTGTGGTAACACCACTGCTCACTGCGGTGAAGGTTGCCAGAACGGACCATGCAATTCAGCTCCCGTTGTACTTGCACCTGCCGCCAGCCCGGCGCCTGCTGCCGCTAAGCCCGGAAGCATCCAAATCAAGGGCCGATCTGGTGTACCCGCCATGCACGCTGGCCTCATGCCCAACGGCAAGGTTGTCTTCCTTGACAAGGTTGAGAACTACACCGAGCTCAAGCTTGGTAACGGCCAGTTTGCTTACTCTTCCGAGTGGGATCCCGCCACCGGCAAGCTTACTCCCTTGGCCTACAAGACCAACGCTTTTTGCTCTGGTGGTATCTTCCTGGCTGATGGCCGCTTTGTATCTCTCGGTGGTAACGCCCCGCTCGATTTCATCGACCCCACTGTTGGCGATGGTTTCCGTGGTATCCGATACTTGAAGCGATCCTCCAGCGATGCCTCTCTCGACGGCCAAGCATGGAGCGAACCCGGCCAACAACTCAACACTCCTCGCTGGTACGCCTCCGTCCAGATCATGGGTGACAACAGCATCTTTGTCGCATCCGGATCCAAGAACGGTCTCGACCCTACCAAGCCCGAGAACAACAACCCTACCTACGAGATCCTCAACGCCGACGGTACTCCTCGCGGAAAGAGTGTCAACATGGAGATTCTGAGCAAGAACCAGCCTTACTACATGTACCCCTTCATGCACTTGATGAGGGATGGTAACCTCTTCGTTCAAGTCGCCAAGTCTGCTGAGATCTTCAAGGTTGAGACTGGATCCGTTGTCCGCACTCTGCCTGACCTGCCCGGTGCCTACCGCACCTACCCCAACACTGGTGGATCCGTCATGATGCCTTTGACCAAAGCCAACAACTACAACCCTGACATCATTATCTGCGGGGGTGGCCCTTACCAAGATATCACTGCTCCCGGCGACCCATCTTGCGGCCGTATCAGGCCTCTTGATACCAATCCGTCATGGGAGATGGATGCTATGCCTGAAGGCCGCTGCATGGTTGAGGGTACGCTTCTTGCTGACGGCACCATCGTCTGGGTCAACGGTGCTCAAGAGGGTGCCCAAGGTTTCGGTGTTGCCCAGAACCCTTCGCTCGAGGTTCTCCTGTACGACCCTTCAGCGCCCAAGGGCCAACGCTGGAGCACGGGCCCCAAGTCCACCATCCCCCGTCTCTACCACAGTGTATCTCTCCTCCTCCCTGACGGCACCCTACTCATCAGCGGCTCCAACCCTGTCGAGCAGCCTGTCCTCACCGCCTCGAAGCAGAACCCGTTCCCCACCGAGTTCCGCAACGAGATCTACACTCCCCCTTACCTCCAGGGCAACCCCACCCGTCCCTCCAACGTAGTCATCTCCAGCAAGGAACTCAAGGCCAACAGCAGCACCTTCACCATCAAGTTCAACGTGCCTGCCAACTCCAAGAACCTCAAGGTTTCTCTCTACTACGGTGGTTTCGTTACCCACTCGGTCCACATGGGTCACCGCATGGTCATGCTCGAGACTACTGGCTTCAACACGGCTTCCACCGGCCAGACCGTCACCGTGACCATGCCTCCTAACAGGAACGTCCTGCCCGCCGGTCCCTACCTCCTGTTCGTTGTCGTCGATGGCGTCCCTGCCATTGGCCAGTTCGTCCACGTCTCTTAA
- a CDS encoding ProP, Permease major facilitator superfamily, with translation MGLRFRSLRDLDQTDGTVVLQQTGSDETAPPSIILSPQPSPSDPNDPLRWPRWKKHVAFASVCAFTFLTNFGIAGLSPAFYILSGEFSKPINQMSHMLVYPILVLRVFNFFWVPMANFFGKRPIFVFASGLLCVSSVCGAVATSFQSLLWSNIIAAFAGSSTEALGLATVNDLYFLHERGGKMGFYMNAIAGGNTIGPLVCGFIVTNLSWRWQKWITVILTAINFIAIILFVPETRYKREEVDGVDDASYPSNERIVLTQEKASQDIIGHGNVQQLPKKTWAQDLSLWSGTSETNIAKIFIRPFPMIVYPAVIYAFLCYSISLVITVAVNILNPFVLQAPPYNWSPQINGLINIPGILGNVFGSWAGGNLVDAWCKWRTTRYLGVYEPESRIYMVAIPLVITTSGSILFGYGVQDALSWVSLFFGYGMISVALTAIPTVTLAYLSDCALPVNSDVLLLVNGLKNIVAFGFLYGVIPWVDSVGYTSSFGTLAGIFAGIVGVGAVFLIMYGATVRHVSAQWKVILE, from the exons ATGGGGCTCAGGTTCAGGAGCTTGCGGGACTTGGACCAGACAGATGGCACTGTGGTGTTGCAGCAAA CCGGTAGCGATGAGACCGCTCCACCGAGCATCATCTTGTCCCCACAGCCCTCACCAAGCGATCCAAATGACCCTCTTCGCTGGCCACGTTGGAAGAAGCATGTAGCGTTCGCCTCGGTGTGCGCCTTCACGTTCCTGACAAATTTCGGGATTGCCGGTCTGTCACCAGCGTTTTACATCCTTTCGGGCGAATTCTCCAAGCCAATCAACCAAATGTCACATATGCTTGTGTATCCCATCTTGGTTCTAAGAGTCTTCAACTTCTTCTGGGTGCCAATGGCCAATTTCTTTGGGAAAAGACCAATCTTTGTGTTTGCTAGTGGACTGCTCTGCGTAAGCAGCGTATGCGGGGCTGTAGCAACTTCGTTCCAGAGTTTGCTTTGGAGTAATATTATTGCCGCATTTGCCGGGTCTTCCACAGAGGCCCTCGGGCTGGCAACAGTCAAT GACCTATACTTTTTGCATGAACGTGGTGGCAAAATGGGGTTCTACAT GAACGCCATAGCAGGTGGCAACACGATCGGTCCCCTGGTCTGCGGTTTCATCGTCACAAATCTCTCCTGGCGCTGGCAAAAATGGATTACTGTGATTTTGACTGCAATAAACTTCATTGCCATCATACTCTTCGTTCCTGAAACAAGGTACAAGCGGGAGGAAGTAGATGGAGTTGACGACGCGAGTTACCCATCAAACGAGAGGATTGTCTTGACACAAGAAAAGGCCTCACAGGATATTATCGGTCATGGAAATGTACAGCAACTGCCAAAGAAGACCTGGGCGCAGGATCTGAGCTTGTGGAGCGGAACTTCGGAAACGAACATTGCCAAGATATTCATACG ACCTTTTCCAATGATCGTGTATCCGGCAGTCATCTACGCGTTTCTCTGCTACTCGATATCCCTTGTCATCACGGTCGCTGTCAACATTCTCAATCCTTTCGTACTACAAGCACCTCCGTATAACTGGAGCCCGCAAATAAATGGCCTCATAAACATCCCTGGTATATTGGGCAACGTTTTTGGATCATGGGCTGGAG GTAACCTGGTTGACGCCTGGTGCAAATGGCGTACGACAAGGTATCTTGGTGTCTACGAGCCTGAGAGTAGAATCTACATGGTAGCCATCCCACTGGTGATCACAACGTCGGGGTCCATCCTGTTTGGTTATGGCGTTCAGGATGCGCTGTCGTGGGTGTCACTGTTCTTCGGCTATGGGATGATCTCGGTAGCGCTGACTGCGATCCCTACAGTTACTTTGGCGTATTTGAGTGACTGTGCACTGCCAGTAAACTCTGACGTCCTGCTACTTGTCAATGGGCTGAAGAACATTGTGGCTTTTGGCTTCTTGTACGGTGTCATACCTTGGGTTGACAGTGTTGGTTACACGAGTAGTTTTGGTACCCTGGCAGGTATTTTTGCTGGCATCGTTGGCGTCGGCGCTGTGTTTCTAATTATGTACGGCGCCACTGTGCGCCATGTATCGGCCCAGTGGAAAGTAATCCTAGAGTGA
- a CDS encoding Dfp, Phosphopantothenoylcysteine synthetase-decarboxylase, whose amino-acid sequence MTDTTSAQQAESHYFDNEPPPKDLKTNTTLAREFVTRHANEGLRVVLVTSGGTTVPLEQQTVRYIDNFSAGTRGATSAEYFLQNGYAVIFLHRQFSLLPYSRHYSHNTRSFLDFMKEEGGKVVVDEQHQDQMLRVLRQYNEVKRENKLLILSYVTITEYLWNLREVAQLMRPLGPKAMFYLAAAVSDFFVPQDRMVEHKIQSNEEFHQGTDGASGGNVKPPAARTEGKSLIIDLEPVPKFLKQLVDGWAPEAMIVSFKLETDPSLLVTKARYALNKYSHHLVIGNLLLTRKWEVVFVSVLDGEKWIRVPTSRRTKSLSGMPSLVGSADQQSGKVVEAGASIAIEKGVPQGEPSMEIESLIIPEIESMHTRLIEQAQARDLAKE is encoded by the coding sequence ATGACGGATACAACGAGCGCACAGCAGGCCGAGAGCCACTACTTCGATAACGAACCTCCGCCAAAGGACCTCAAAACCAACACGACCCTTGCACGAGAGTTTGTCACGCGACATGCTAACGAAGGTCTCCGCGTCGTGCTCGTCACTTCTGGCGGCACCACGGTGCCATTAGAACAGCAGACGGTCCGTTACATTGACAATTTCTCGGCCGGTACGCGAGGAGCCACCAGTGCCGAATACTTTCTCCAAAACGGCTATGCAGTCATCTTCCTACATCGACAGTTCTCCCTTCTCCCCTACTCGCGGCACTACTCGCACAATACGCGGTCCTTTCTCGATTTCATGAAGGAGGAGGGCGGCAAGGTGGTGGTGGATGAACAACACCAGGATCAGATGCTACGTGTCTTGCGCCAGTACAATGAGGTCAAGCGTGAGAACAAGCTGTTGATCCTGTCCTACGTAACCATCACCGAGTACCTGTGGAACCTGCGCGAGGTTGCGCAGCTCATGCGTCCGCTTGGGCCCAAAGCCATGTTCTACTTAGCTGCCGCCGTATCCGATTTCTTCGTGCCTCAGGACCGCATGGTTGAACATAAGATCCAGTCAAATGAAGAGTTCCACCAAGGTACAGATGGCGCCAGTGGGGGCAACGTGAAACCACCAGCGGCACGCACCGAAGGCAAGAGTCTCATAATCGATCTGGAGCCCGTACCCAAGTTCCTCAAGCAGCTCGTCGATGGCTGGGCGCCCGAAGCCATGATTGTAAGCTTCAAGCTGGAGACCGATCCTTCTCTACTCGTCACAAAGGCCAGATATGCACTAAACAAATACTCACATCACCTGGTTATCGGAAATCTACTGCTCACTCGCAAGTGGGAGGTCGTTTTTGTTTCCGTGCTCGATGGCGAGAAATGGATCAGAGTGCCCACCAGCCGCAGGACGAAGAGCCTGTCTGGTATGCCATCCCTGGTCGGCTCCGCAGATCAACAATCAGGGAAAGTTGTAGAAGCGGGTGCGTCCATTGCCATAGAGAAAGGAGTACCACAAGGCGAGCCATCTATGGAAATCGAATCCCTAATCATCCCTGAGATCGAGTCCATGCATACTAGGCTGATAGAGCAAGCCCAGGCACGAGATTTAGCCAAAGAATAA
- a CDS encoding POB3, Nucleosome-binding factor SPN, POB3 subunit, translated as MSIAKLMKLTPSREAFNDIYLNLSRKPGATRFSDSGFGWKPANGETYTCDQSQIIQAQWSRAARGYEVKILSRNDGVIQLDGFKQEDFDRVSKVFKTWYGISLDNREHALRGWNWGKADFGKAELTFNVANRPAFEVPYTEVSNTNLAGKNEVAVDFSLPTDGDAGANGSLGGARFRGKKSAGARDQLVEMRFYIPGLASKKEKNEDGEDASGAEDGEETNAANLFYETLMEKAEIGEVAGDTFATFLDILHLTPRGRFDIDMYESSFRLRGKTYDYKIQFDSVKKFMVLPKPDDMHTLITIGLDPPLRQGQTRYPFLVMQFKRDEEVNLDLNMKGDLLEEKYKDKLQSHYEAPIATVVADIFKGLSGKRITRPSRDFISHHEQSGVKCSIKANEGHLFCLDKAFMFIPKPATYISMDNIASVTMSRVGGAMAASRTFDITFTMKHGMAEHQFSNINRQEQQPLENFFRAKGIKTKNEMADDSGAILAAALQDEDLASSDDGQPANRGSADEDDESVDEDFQADSESEVGEEFDSDHQSSGSDSDAEMEDAESDMAEAVPERPKKKQKVSQ; from the exons ATGTCAATAGCCAAGTTAATGAAGCTAACGCCATCTAGGGAGGCCTTCAACGACATCTACCTCAATCTCTCCCGCAAGCCAGGCGCAACGCGATTCTCCGACTCGGGCTTTGGCTGGAAGCCGGCAAACGGCGAAACATACACTTGCGATCAGTCACAAATCATCCAGGCGCAATGGAGCCGAGCTGCGCGCGGATATGAAGTCAAGATTCTCTCGCGCAATGACGGTGTGATCCAACTTGACGGTTTCAAACAAGAAGACTTTGACCGCGTCTCGAAGGTTTTCAAGACTTGGTACGGAATAAGTCTGGACAATCGGGAGCACGCTCTGCGCGGGTGGAACTGGGGAAAGGCCGATTTTGGCAAGGCCGAACTCACCTTCAATGTCGCCAATCGCCCGGCCTTTGAAGTGCCCTACACCGAAGTCTCCAACACGAACCTGGCAGGAAAGAATGAAGTTGCTGTCGATTTCTCTCTCCCCACCGATGGCGATGCTGGCGCAAATGGGTCCTTGGGAGGCGCGAGATTCAGAGGCAAGAAGTCTGCAGGTGCTCGGGACCAGCTCGTCGAAATGCGCTTCTACATACCCGGTTTGGCTtcgaagaaggagaagaacGAGGACGGAGAGGACGCCTCCGGGGCTGAAGATGGCGAGGAGACCAACGCCGCCAACCTTTTCTATGAAACTTTGATGGAGAAGGCTGAGATTGGCGAAGTCGCTGGTGACACATTCGCCACATTCCTGGACATCCTACATCTTACCCCCAG AGGTCGTTTCGACATCGACATGTACGAGAGCTCCTTCCGGTTACGTGGTAAGACGTACGACTACAAGATACAGTTTGACTCAGTCAAGAAGTTCATGGTCTTGCCAAAGCCTGATGACATGCATACCTTGATCACCATCGGTCTGGACCCGCCTCTCAGGCAGGGCCAGACGCGATACCCGTTCCTTGTCATGCAGTTCAAGCGCGACGAGGAGGTCAATCTTGACCTGAACATGAAGGGAGACCTGCTAGAGGAAAAGTACAAGGACAAACTGCAGTCGCACTACGAAGCCCCCATTGCTACAGTTGTGGCAGACATCTTCAAGGGCCTTAGTGGAAAGCGCATTACCAGGCCATCCCGCGACTTCATCAGTCATCATGAACAGTCGGGTGTCAAGTGCTCTATCAAGGCCAACGAAGGACATTTGTTCTGTCTGGACAAGGCCTTCATGTTTATCCCCAAGCCGGCGACGTACATCAGCATGGACAACATCGCGTCGGTGACCATGTCGCGTGTGGGTGGGGCCATGGCTGCAAGCCGCACGTTCGACATTACCTTCACAATGAAGCATGGCATGGCTGAACATCAGTTCTCAAACATTAACCGGCAA GAGCAACAGCCGCTTGAGAATTTCTTCCGTGCCAAGGGCATCAAGACAAAGAACGAAATGGCCGACGAC TCTGGAGCTATTCTTGCTGCGGCTCTTCAAGATGAAGATCTTGCCTCGAGTGATGATGGACAGCCAGCCAACCGCGGTAGTGCTgacgaggacgacgagaGTGTTGATGAGGACTTCCAGGCCGATTCGGAATCAGAGGTTGGCGAGGAATTTGACTCTGACCATCAGAGCAGCGGCTCCGATAGCGATGCTGAGATGGAGGATGCAGAGAGCGATATGGCGGAGGCTGTGCCAGAACGcccgaagaagaagcagaaggTGTCGCAATAG